Within the Taeniopygia guttata chromosome 1, bTaeGut7.mat, whole genome shotgun sequence genome, the region GGGAGGGGAGCCCCGTGCGCTGGCTGGAGCGGGGCAAGAGGAGCTGAGACACGCGAGCTCGGCTCGGCTCCCCGCTGCGCTCCGGCTtccgcggcggggcggcgcggcaGCAGGGGCGGGGGGTGGCGGCGCCGCGCTCCTCACGGCGGGGAGGCCCGCGGCGGCCCccccggcgcggcggggcggccgcgggggcggcggggcccgcggCCCCCACAGACTGCAGCGCAGCGccgggcggccgccgccgctctccgggccccgccgccgcccggctcCCTGCGCTCACTTTTATAATTGCGCGCCCTTTCCCTGCTCCGTGACGTGTCCCGCCGCGCGCCCAACCCGCGGCGCGCTCTGGTCAGGACAATGGGAGCGCCTGGGCCAATCGGCGCGGCGCTCGGCTTGGCGGCGGCCAATGGGCGCGGGGCTGTGCAGAGAGTAATGTTACCAGCGCCGCGAGTGTGAGGAGGCTGCGTATCGATCCCGCGCTCAGCCATTGCGGTGCACTGGGCTGCACAGCGACCCAGCCAGCGctggggccgggcgggcggccgCGGGAGCGTCTCTGGGGCTCGGGGCCGAGCGAGGGCTGCGTGCCGACTCTGTCTGACACGGGTGAGTACGCGCCGGGGGCCGCTGGGCCGGCCGGGCGCGCTCGCCCGCTCGCCCGCCCGCTCGCAGCCGGGCGGTGAGCCGGCTGTGGCCGTCGTGCCGCCGCCGCTGCATGACCGCGGAgcgcggggcagcgccggcTCGGACGCCCGTACACAAAGGCGAGAGGGGCTGTGCCCGGGAGACCCTTTCCCGGGCGGCGAGCCCCtcggccggggcggggcgggggcggcgggcgaCTTCGAGAGAGCGGGGCGGCGGGAGGCAGGGAGCgaggtggggagggaaaggCGGGCGATGGGAGCCGGGCGAGCGGCCGGGGGTCGCCAGCCGCGGGGGGCGAGGGCCGCGCCGTCCCCCGCCGTAAGCCGCTTACACGGTACCTCGCCATAGCCatcgcggcggcggcggggcaggcggcggggcggcagcggctccgggcgggccgcgccgcgccggcGGGGCGGTGGGGAGCGCGAGGAAGCGGGGCGCGGGCCGGGGCGCCGCTggccccgcggccgcccggcTGTAACATGGCTGACGGCAGCCGCGAGCGAGAAAACAAGGCAAGCGGCGcggagcagcagaggaggcgctcgggcgggcgggggcgcaGTTCGGGGGAACTTTTTTCTCCAGCAGCCGCCGCTCGcccgggcgcggggccggcggctCCGGGGCCGCACAGCTCGGCGGGGCGAGGGAGCGAGCGGGGGGTCCCCGCCGGGCTTGTACCGCGCCGCCGGGGCTCGGGCAGGCACTGAAAGCGCGCTGGTCCCCCCCATCTTCTTCCCCCCCGCTCCCACCCACCTCCCCCCGTCTCCCGCCCGCCCTCCCTCGGCTGCAATGGCTGAGCGTGTGCGCCAGGGTAGCGGCGCGCTCACAcaaagggaagggaggaaggagccATGTTCTCTgtgcggcggcggcagcgggcgACGCCACAGCGGCCATTCCGCGCCGCCTGGGCTGCgctgccaccgccgcccccgcggGCGGGGGtcgccgcccggccccgccgcggcccctCTCGGCGGGGGTCCCGCCGCCCGGGCTtgccgccccgcccggccgcggGGGGTGTGGTGGCGGCGGGGGGGTGGGGAGCGGCCGGCTCTGCTCCTCGGCGCACAAAATGGAAGGAGGCTCGGCGGCGGGTGACCTCCTCCGCCAGGAGCCTGCGCCATGGCGGCCGCTCCCGCCGACACCGCCGCtgcggcggcgcggccggcagggagggagggagcgcAGGCCGGGGCTGCCTCGCCTCATGGCGGCCGGAGCGGGCAGGGTCGGGCATGGGGACGCTCCCCCCGCCGCGGGGGGACGGGGGTGGTGGAGGGAGAACGCTTTGtcccgccggggccgggggtTGCCGCCGGCGGGCAGCTGCACCCCCGTGGGTGTCTTGCTCCCGGGCATGTGCTCACCGTTGCGAGTCCTCGCCTGAACGTGGAATAAAACTTACACATGTTCTCCCTAATAACGGGActagtttttttttgtttgtttgtttggtttttttttcctttcctatttttttttccttccacccCCAGCAGGTCTCTGGAGAGACTTCAGAAGTTTCCCTCTGCCCCCCTAATAGGGGAAGCGTCCAAAATGGCGGGAAGGAGGAGGTTTTTAAACGCCAGTCCCGGGGTCGCGGTGCCGAGCCCTGCCCGCGGCCACCCCGTGTCCCcggagccgcccggccccggcccggccgagccccgcgcccgcccgcgcTGGGAGCGTCTGCATGGCGGCAGGAGCGGCTCCTGCTTCTTCAGCCCTCTTGTTTACTTGGTAGAAACTTCAAACCGGACGTGTTTAGTCACAGAGCAGAAATCTGTTTCTGTCTATCCGCCAAACCGATAGGAAACACAGCTTCTGTGGCAATACGGGCAGACACTgcctgcccttttttttttctttcacgcttttttttttttttttttaatccttctttTAATTTGTGCTGAAAAGCAGAGCTTGTCAGTGTGCAAGTGGCTTTCCGGGGAGCTATGAAGAAATACTTGGAATGTCTGACTTGAGTGTGAAAGTCCCAGGAACGTATTTTCCAATCACTGAAAGTGTCAGATAGTGCTCTtgctgagcacagctctgctggctctaTGTAAATGTTGTGCTTCTCGCTGTGTAGGTTATAACATATTTGACCAAGTGAGCTGTTTCATTCCTGTGTTTCAAGGTGTACCTGCAAAGAGCAAGCTTTTGCACTACACATAAAGATTGGTCACAACATATGgtatagaaaataataaaaaacatattttgtaaataaataccCAGGGCCTACAGGGAAGAGGTAGAAGCATGagctgtaaaaagaaagaaatcagtaATCCAGAAGGCCACTGAGACAGGATATTTGGGTACTTGTTCCCTCCTTTCAATAGCATGTATTCTTCCCAAGCATATGATTAATACACCAGTAATAATCATGGTATGCAGTCTCCACTGCAGTACTTGCCTTCAGATTGCTTGGAAGGACACTTCTTGTTTGCAGGAGACCATAACTGCACGTTTTGAAGGCCCTTTGAGATTTCAGGTTGCTTACATCCAGGTCACCTCAGAAAGGGATGACAGAAATCTTCAGTAAATTTTccagaagataatttttttctcattggtGGTTTCAGAATACTGCTCCAGCAGGTCCTGTTTGGCATGATCCTTGGTTGTGACTTGCTTCCTGCCTTGGTTTGTTGAAAGTACACATTTTAAAGGTGTCTCATTTGCTTAATTAcagaaaatcagcaaaaatgGGTAAAGGTGATCCTAAGAAGCCGAGAGGTAAAATGTCTTCATACGCCTTCTTTGTGCAAACCTGTCGGGAGGAGCACAAGAAGAAACATCCAGATGCGTCAGTGAACTTCTCAGAGTTCTCAAAAAAATGCTCAGAACGATGGAAGGTAGGAATAGctgcttaaaaaataaaaaagccacaaaacctTAAATGACTGTTTTTTTTGAAATACCATTCAAGATTGTAAATTATTTCTTAAGAAGCTCATGTTTTGGGTATGAAGTGTAGTTGTAAAGTTGTAAAGTGACTGGTAACTATCCATTGTCCTCCTCTTACATTTAGCTCCCCCAGCTGAAATTTTGGAATGGGCTTTGGTATGTTTTTGAAtcttaaaatactgttttgatCCTTATGTATCCCTTCTAAGATATTTCGTGATTCTAATTGCCTTCCAGACTATGTCTTCTAAGGAGAAAGGGAAGTTTGAAGATATGGCAAAGGCTGACAAGCTTCgttatgaaaaagaaatgaaaaactaTGTACCACCTAAgggggaaacaaaaaagaagttCAAGGATCCAAATGCACCGAAGAGGCCTCCGTAAGTAGATTCCTAGCTCTAAGTGGTCTTGTTTGAGACCATCACCCTGGTGTGTATCTATAAAATGGTAATTGTATCCAGGAGCTTCAGAAATACAAGACTATATGCTCTTCCTCACCAGTGGTGTAGAGACAGGTTGAAATTTTAGTTACGAATGctaagcttttattttcaggtAGGCCATCTCTATCAAATTTGGAGTAATGGCAGCCTTTAAAAGTAGATGCAGAAATAGACTATATGTGATTCTGACTgttttttctaatttctcttATGAGGGTAATTCTAGTGTAATATGGCAGTAAAGTACTGCAGGCCCTGCTCTCATCACCTGTTGACTTGAGCAGAATTTTTGGTTGGCAGTCAGTTTAAAATTGGAGGCTTTTGCACAGAACAGGTTTGAAGCATGATGTTCCTCAAAACCAGCTTGGAAAATTAAAACTTATAGCCACAACATAATGATGACTGGCTTCAAATTCATCTGTTAGACACCAGTACTTTATTGTGCGTGTACGTGTATGTTTTAAACTGAGCTGATGCTGAAAGGGGCAGGGAAGTTCCTTTACAAGCTAATGTTCTTATTTGGGCTGGTGCTGTGGTCTGGAAATCCTACTTTTCTAACAAATACTGCAGGCCCCCACCTCTTAACAGTTCTGAGATAACATTTGCTGCCTTAGTATCATTGACTTAGTTtaatttcaaaagcttttttctGTGTCTTAAAATCTGCCTATCTGGGGATCCTGCCAAAAATGGGACCAGATGTAGAGCATTACTTAAGAGAAAAGGATGCATTGAGTTTGCAAAGTGGCTTGTTCAGTTCTGATACCTTCCATTGTAATCAATGTCTGTCTCACTTTTAGGTGCTTTTTCAAAAATGCTCTTAAGGAACAGTAGGAAAGGTCCCAAAAGTTGCTGCTGTAGCAAAGTCtataatttaaataatcttctcttatttttcctctgtagttcggcttttttcttgttttgctctGAGTTTCGTCCAAAAATCAAAGGAGAACATCCCGGTCTGTCCATTGGAGATGTTGCAAAGAAACTGGGAGAGATGTGGAACAACACCGCTGCAGATGATAAACAGCCTTATGAAAAGAAGGCTGCCAAGCTGAAGGAGAAGTACGAAAAGGTAACATTGACATTTAGGGACATGCTTTGGGGAGGTCAGGCCTCAGTTTAGACACTCTTTTCTTTGTTGTGTACCCTGGTACCTGATATTGCAAATGATAATATGCTAATGACATCATTCATTAGATTTGTTGGAAAGGGTTGTACACTGGGGTAAACGGTTAAATCACATAACACTAAATTTGAGTCCTTTACTTTGAACTATTTGCATTTGTCTGTAATTTTGAGCGATTACTGGTGCTTGAATAAGTATTGTGAGTTCTGTATGATTACTAAATCCATAGGTCACAGCAGAATTTGAGTTGAGTTGGTAGCAGTAAGTAATGCTGGTAAGAAATGATTTGGTTCTCTCTAATTTTGGAGATACTGGTGAGCATCCTTGAATGTTAGGATAATTGATACACAtagttgatttttaaaatatacccCTGGGAAAATGACAAAACACAAAGGAGATGCTAGTTTTAGGGATGTGTTTTTTCTGGACCTACTTTGTGTCTACGTCCTTTCTAGTAATGAATTTGGTTCATTATGCATATGAAGCAGCTTGttatacaattttttaaattattaaggCTAAACTCTGCCATAATAATTGGAGTTGTAGAATTCTGTCGTGCACATGGGACTGTGCTACACGTAGTTTTATTTCTAGAGGCAGATTCTCATCCCAATATGTGAAAGccaagggaagaggagggatgCATGTTGGCATCCCCTGACGATGCTTCATAAGGAGTCGGCAACCACGTATAGCTGGCATACAGCAGCCATGTCCATTGTATGCTGTCACCTTCCTCTGGGTATTTCTCCTGCTGGCAAACAAATCCAAGTCCAAAACTTTTGCACTGTAGTGTGCAAGGTGGAACCTTGGAGCCCTGTTGATGTGCCAGAGAGGAGTTACAGATCTAGGAGCTTCCCCTCATGTGCTTTCTGTACAGCTTTGATAGTAATGGCTTGTACACGCAGCCAAGGCAACTCggacattttttaaatgatagAATTATAGTCTTTATTTGcagatattattttaattttcgGTAGTAATGTCTTTATTTCTTAGACTTATATGTGGAGTTTTAAGGGGAAGTAATCTTCACTATTTCAGTGCTTGGCCTTTGACTTAGTGGGTATCATATCTTCTCAAAATTTCCTGCTAAGTTTAAGAGAGTCCAAGAGAACAGTAAGATTAGTGGTGTAGTGTTTATTAGGTGGGGAATATTTGAAGATTTGGACTATCTGTGTGAATGTGTTTCTGTGTAGCTGGTATGTGTAAGCTTTGTAGATCAATTCTCCCACCTAAtggttttattgttttggcATAAAGTTGGGAAGTCTTAACTGCTTTTATGACTGTGCCTTCCAGGTACAGTTTTAACTTCCCTGTAACAGGAACTGAATTTTGTGCATTTCAAATGACTGGAATAAATTTATTGCATGCAGAAGGTGGCAGTGTCTACCCTTTAATCAAGTTCTTATACCTTTTATTTTGTAAACTTCTGTTAGGCAGAATTCAGTCTAACTATTCTTCGCTGAGGCATAATATTGCAGCTGTTAGGCTGGGTCATTTTGATATGCTCCGGGTGGCTAATCCCAGGTTTGTGCCTCAAACGAGGGTTTTCCTGTGCGTTTCTGGTCCTGCCCCAGTGGATGTGCAGAAAGGGCAGGTACCTGGGTGACTGCTTTCACAAGTGCTCTGTGGAGGTTGCTCAGACCTCTTGGCTGGTTAAATCTTTGAGAGATTGTTCCTGCTCTTCTTCTCCAAGGATATTGCTGCGTACCGGGCCAAAGGGAAGGTTGACGGAGGCAAGAAAGTAGTTGCCAAGGCTGAGAAGagcaagaagaagaaggaagaggaggaggatgaggacgaagatgaagaggatgaagatgatgaagaggaagaagaagaggaggatgaagatgatgatgatgatgaataAGTCTCTTTTAGAGCAATTTCTTTCTTGTCTATAAAGCATTTAACCCCCCTGTACACAACTCActccttttaaagaaaaaaaaattgaaatgtaaGGCTGTGtaagatttgtttttaaactgtaCAGTGTCTCTTTTTTTGTATAGTTAACACACTACCGAATGTGTCTTTAGATAGCCCTGTCCTTAGTGGTATTTCAATGGCCACTAACCTTGCCTGGTACAGTGTGGGGGTTGTAAATTGGCATGGGAGTTAATAAAGCAGGTTCTTGTTGGTGCACAGCACAAATTTAGTTACATTTGGGGATGTAGTTCATTTCTCATCTTCAGTTGTCTCTGATGCatcataaaaataattgttgTTCTGTTAACTGAATACCACTCTGTAAttgcaaaaaggaagaaaaaaagttgcAGCTGTTTTGTTGACATTCTGAATGCTTCTaagtaaatacaattttttttattagtattGTTGTCCTTTTAATAGGTGCCCTTGAGAAtcatactttttcttttctctttttttttttttttttttttcttttgaggggAACTCATCTTTTGCTTTATTGAATGCCCGTATGGGATCACGGGAATATTACAGTTTTCATCTTTCATATAACCAGCTGATAAACAAAGCTTTGATCTGCATACCCTGCATTATCATGATAgggtaagaaaataaatatataggCATATGATGAAAATCTTCCATAACtggaaacaacaaaaattcaATCTCAGCAAATGGATACTTGTTCGGATTTTTGTGAAATGTAATATTCTATTGCGTTGCATGAGTTTACCAGTCTTGGAGAGTTGAGAAGTATAGAGTTCAATTTTACAGAAACTAAATACtttggggggtggggagggagggaatgtTAAATTTTGTCCTAGAAGGACCCATAGGAAGAGTGTATGTCCA harbors:
- the HMGB1 gene encoding high mobility group protein B1; the encoded protein is MGKGDPKKPRGKMSSYAFFVQTCREEHKKKHPDASVNFSEFSKKCSERWKTMSSKEKGKFEDMAKADKLRYEKEMKNYVPPKGETKKKFKDPNAPKRPPSAFFLFCSEFRPKIKGEHPGLSIGDVAKKLGEMWNNTAADDKQPYEKKAAKLKEKYEKDIAAYRAKGKVDGGKKVVAKAEKSKKKKEEEEDEDEDEEDEDDEEEEEEEDEDDDDDE